The Syntrophobacterales bacterium genome contains the following window.
AAAAATCAATTGATTCGGTTGAACAGCTGACCAAGCTCAGAGCCGATCTCAGCGATATAGGGCGTCCAGGCGAGACAAGCGTGGACCGGGCCCACAAATCCAAAGGAGAAACCATCGTCTCGCACATCTTTAATGGGCAGATACATGATAACCTGAAACAGTTTGAGAGTTATCAATCCAATCTTGTAAAGCAAGACATCAACCCGAAAGGTCTCGCCGGAAAGATCAAAGTGCCGCCCCAGGAAGCCATGAAGACAACGATAAATAATTATAACGGATTCTATGCGTCGAATGCTGATTTGCAGTTCAAGCATCCCGATATACCGCTCCCGATAGAGGCACCGAACTATTATGCCATCAAAATAGCGCCTGACATTATACGATGAGTGGATCGAAAATCAAATACAGAGGCGAGGGGGATCAGTGAGGAGGGGGAATTGATCCAGGAATTTTTTGCCGCCGGTGAAGTAACGGGCAGCATACATGGAGCGAACCGTCATAATGGCAATTCCATTTTCAAAACTATTACTTTCGCGAGAATAGCAGATAAAAATGCGGTCAAGTTTGCAAAACAGATGGCAGGAAACATACAGAAGAAAACTGCCGTGCCCAAACCCTGATCATTTAAGGAGGTATACATGTCTTTTGAAAAAATAAACGGGCTCAATATCTATTATGAAGTCCACGGTGAAGGTGAGACTATCATGCTCCTGCATCACGGTTTCGGTTGCTCCAAAATATGGAAGAAGGTTTGTCCAGCCCTTGTTGACCAAGGTTATCGGGTTGTTATGTTCGACCGGCGCGGCTTCGGCCAATCGGACCGGGGGGGTAATTTTCAGGAATTTTACGAGAGTGACCGATACCGGACGGAAAGCGTAGAGGAATTAAAGGCCATCAAAGATACCTTGGGAATCAATAAGTGCCATATCGTGGGACAATGCGAGGGAGGCGTGGTTGGGGTCGACTACTCTGTGAAATATCCGGGAGAAGTTATGACTCTCACCACATCCAGTACCCAGTGTTACAGTGAAATCCCGATGACTGAGCTTAATTCCCTGAAGTTGGTCAATACCTACAGGGATTTGGCTCCTGCGTTACAGGCCCGGATGATTGAGTGGCATGGAGAGGAATTTGCGGAATGGAACTATAATCAGTTCGCTAAATCAGGTGGTGAATACGGCACCGGTCTTTTCGATCTAAGACCCATACTCCCTTTTGTTCCCTGCCCTACCCTGGTAATCTATCCTGACAGAAGTTCTATCTTTGATGTGGAACAATCTATCGCATTTTACCGCAATCTGATAAAAGGAGAGCTGGCAGTGTTCCCGAAATGCGGCCACAACACGTACGATCAGCGCCCGGACGATTATATTCGCGCCATAGTCGAGTTCATTGCCAGAATCACAAAGGGCAAAGAATCAAGAGAGGGGCGCCCCGAAATGACATGCTTGGCATAAATAAGTTCTTTGATCCAGGATTGGAGGACTGCCGCCTTGCGATATCCGGCCCCTGGTTTCCTCCGATAAAGCATTATTATAGATAGAGAAGAATATCAAAGAAGGCTTATGGAAGTAAACAAGGAAATAATCTAATGACTCGACAATATAGACAAAGAAAT
Protein-coding sequences here:
- a CDS encoding FAD-binding protein gives rise to the protein MDRKSNTEARGISEEGELIQEFFAAGEVTGSIHGANRHNGNSIFKTITFARIADKNAVKFAKQMAGNIQKKTAVPKP
- a CDS encoding alpha/beta hydrolase — its product is MSFEKINGLNIYYEVHGEGETIMLLHHGFGCSKIWKKVCPALVDQGYRVVMFDRRGFGQSDRGGNFQEFYESDRYRTESVEELKAIKDTLGINKCHIVGQCEGGVVGVDYSVKYPGEVMTLTTSSTQCYSEIPMTELNSLKLVNTYRDLAPALQARMIEWHGEEFAEWNYNQFAKSGGEYGTGLFDLRPILPFVPCPTLVIYPDRSSIFDVEQSIAFYRNLIKGELAVFPKCGHNTYDQRPDDYIRAIVEFIARITKGKESREGRPEMTCLA